The following coding sequences are from one Eulemur rufifrons isolate Redbay unplaced genomic scaffold, OSU_ERuf_1 scaffold_114, whole genome shotgun sequence window:
- the LOC138379657 gene encoding C3 and PZP-like alpha-2-macroglobulin domain-containing protein 8, which yields MAAIPSLPTGLFVSARGDGCCLMQVDITYNMPDPVAKPAFQLLVNLQEPEVQGHPPAAPASVTAKGPRGDRHPADDDDPAADQHHQEYKVTLEVCTKWLHAGSSNMAVLEVPLLSGFQVDTESLEQLLFDKHIGMRRYEVAGRRVLFYFDEIPSRCLTCMRFGALREYVVGRTSVLPVSLNDYYEPAFEATRFYISTGSLLTRELCAWPACNKVERTAAPAQ from the exons ATGGCGGCG ATTCCCAGCCTCCCCACGGGGCTGTTTGTGAGTGCCAGGGGGGACGGCTGCTGTCTGATGCAG GTTGACATCACCTACAATATGCCCGACCCAGTGGCCAAGCCGGCTTTCCAGCTGCTTGTCAACCTCCAGGAGCCTGAAGTCCAAGGGCACCCACCTGCTGCGCCCGCCTCCGTCACTGCCAAGGGCCCCCGAGGGGACCGGCACCCAGCTGACGATGATGACCCAGCTGCGGACCAGCATCACCAGGAATACAAGGTGACGCTGGAGGTGTGCACCAA GTGGCTGCATGCAGGGTCCTCCAACATGGCTGTCCTTGAGGTGCCCCTGCTGTCGGGCTTCCAGGTGGACACCGAGAGTCTGGAGCAG TTGCTCTTTGACAAGCACATCGGGATGAGGAGGTACGAGGTGGCTGGACGCAGAGTACTCTTCTACTTTGATGAG ATCCCCAGCCGGTGCCTGACGTGCATGAGGTTCGGGGCGCTCCGCGAGTATGTGGTGGGCAGGACGTCGGTGCTGCCCGTGTCCCTGAACGACTACTACGAGCCCG CCTTCGAGGCCACGCGCTTCTACATCAGCACAGGCAGCCTGCTCACCAGGGAGCTGTGCGCCTGGCCCGCCTGCAACAAGGTGGAGCGCACGGCAGCCCCAGCCCAGTGA
- the LOC138379658 gene encoding olfactory receptor 7A17-like yields the protein MHLITVFGNLLIILASVSDSHLHSPMYFFLSNLSFADICFGSTTVPKMLVNVQTQSKVISYAGCVTQMDFFILFAGLDIFMLIMMAYDRFGAICHPLQYTVIMNPRLCGLLVVVPWILIVSLFSCTILGVYLSSAATQNSCSSAIALVVYTVVTPMLNPFVYSLRKTDIRRALRRFLNGV from the exons ATGCACCTGATCACTGTGTTTGGGAACCTGCTCATCATCCTGGCCTCAGTCTCAGACTCCCACCTGCACAGCCCCATGTACTTTTTCCTGTCCAACCTGTCCTTTGCAGACATCTGTTTTGGTTCCACCACTGTCCCAAAGATGCTGGTGAATGTGCAGACACAGAGCAAAGTCATATCCTACGCAGGCTGCGTCACCCAGATGGACTTTTTCATACTCTTTGCAGGGTTGGATATCTTTATGCTGATCAtgatggcctatgaccggttTGGGGCCATCTGTCACCCACTGCAGTACACGGTCATCATGAACCCCAGGCTCTGTGGGCTGCTGGTTGTGGTGCCCTGGATCTTGA TTGTCTCCTTATTTTCCTGCACAATCCTAGGGGTGTACCTCAGCTCTGCTGCTACCCAGAATTCGTGCTCCAGTGCAATAGCCTTGGTGGTGTACACGGTGGTCActcccatgctgaaccccttcGTCTACAGTCTGCGGAAGACAGACATAAGGAGGGCTCTGAGAAGATTCCTCAATGGGGTGTAA
- the LOC138379660 gene encoding olfactory receptor 7A10-like encodes MVPRNDTPISEFFLLGFSEDPELQRILCGLFLSMLLITVLGNLIMILATISYSHLHSPVYFFLSNLSFVDICFVSTTVPKMLVNVQTQSKVISYTGCITQMYFFTLFAGLDIFTLTMMAYDRFGAICHPLQCTVIMNPRLCGLLVLVSWILSVLNSLLQSLMVLPLPFCAELEIPHFFCELNQVVHLACSDPFFNDMVMYLASVVLGGGTLTGILYSYSRIVSSTRAISSAQGKYKAFSTCASHLSVVSLFYCTSLGVYLGSAATHNSHSRATASVMYTVVTPMLNPFIYSLRNNDIKRALRRFLVRGISKA; translated from the coding sequence ATGGTTCCAAGGAATGATACACCAATTTCAGAGTTTTTTCTTCTGGGATTTTCAGAGGACCCAGAATTACAACGCATCCTTTGTGGGCTGTTCCTCTCCATGCTCCTGATCACTGTGCTTGGGAACCTGATCATGATCCTGGCCACAATCTCATACTCCCACCTGCACAGCCCCgtgtacttcttcctctccaacctgTCCTTTGTAGACATCTGTTTTGTGTCCACCACTGTCCCAAAGATGCTGGTGAATGTGCAGACACAGAGCAAAGTCATATCCTACACAGGCTGCATCACCCAGATGTACTTTTTCACACTCTTTGCAGGGCTGGATATCTTTACGCTGACCAtgatggcctatgaccggttTGGGGCCATCTGTCACCCACTGCAGTGCACGGTCATCATGAATCCCAGGCTCTGTGGGCTGCTGGTTCTGGTGTCCTGGATCCTGAGTGTCCTGAATTCTTTGTTACAAAGCTTAATGGTGTTGCCCCTGCCCTTCTGTGCAGAGTTGGAAATCCCCCACTTCTTCTGTGAACTTAATCAGGTGGTCCACCTTGCCTGCTCTGACCCCTTCTTTAATGACATGGTGATGTATCTGGCATCTGTGGTGCTGGGTGGTGGGACCCTCACTGGTATCCTTTACTCTTACTCTAGAATAGTTTCCTCCACACGTGCAATCTCCTCGGCTCAGGGGAAGTATAAAGCATTTTCCACCTGTGCATCTCACCTCTCAGTTGTCTCCTTATTTTACTGCACAAGCCTAGGGGTGTACCTTGGCTCTGCTGCTACACACAACTCACACTCCAGAGCAACAGCCTCGGTGATGTACACGGTGGTCActcccatgctgaaccccttcaTTTACAGCCTGAGGAATAATGACATAAAGAGGGCTCTGAGAAGATTCCTTGTGAGGGGGATTAGTAAAGCATAA